In Phacochoerus africanus isolate WHEZ1 chromosome 1, ROS_Pafr_v1, whole genome shotgun sequence, the following are encoded in one genomic region:
- the PLXNA1 gene encoding plexin-A1 — translation MHVPTGPERLGPGTQSIMPLASLSPRAPLPLLLLLLLGGTPRAGGGPQPPFRTFTASDWALTHLVVHEQTGEVYVGAVNRIYKLSGNLTLLRAHVTGPVEDNEKCYPPPSVQSCPHGLGSTDNVNKLLLLDQAANRLLACGSASQGICQFLRLDDLFKLGEPHHRKEHYLSGVREPGSMAGVLIAGPPGQAQAKLFVGTPIDGKSEYFPTLSSRRLMANEEDAEMFGFVYQDEFVSSQLKIPSDTLSKFPAFDIYYVYSFRSEHFVYYLTLQLDTQLTSPDAAGEHFFTSKIVRLCVDDPKFYSYVEFPIGCEQAGVEYRLVQDAYLSRPGRALARQLGLAEDEDVLFTVFAQGQKNRVKPPRESVLCLFTLRAIKEKIKERIQSCYRGEGKLSLPWLLNKELGCINSPLQIDDDFCGQDFNQPLGGTVTIEGTPLFVDKDDGLTAVAAYDYRGRTVVFVGTRSGRIRKILVDLANPGGRPALAYESVVAQEGNPILRDLVLSPDRQYLYAMTEKQVTRVPVESCVQYTSCELCLGSRDPHCGWCVLHSICSRQDACERADEPQRFAADLLQCVQLAVQPRNVSVTMSQVPLVLQAWNVPDLSAGVNCSFEDFTESEGILEDGRIHCRSPSAREVAPITRGQGDQRVVKLYLKSKETGKKFASVDFVFYNCSVHQSCLSCVNGSFPCHWCKYRHVCTHNAADCAFLEGRVNVSEDCPQILPSTQIYVPAGVVKPITLAARNLPQPQSGQRGYECLFHTPGSPARVAALRFNSSSLQCQNSSYSYEGNDVSDLPVNLSVVWNGHFVIDNPQNIQAHLYKCPALRESCGLCLKADPRFECGWCVAERRCSLRPHCPADFPAAWMHARHGSSRCADPKIFKLSPETGPRQGGTRLTITGENLGLRFEDVRLGVRVGKVLCSPVESEYISAEQIVCEIGDASTVRAHDALVEVCVRDCSPHYRALSPKRFTFVTPTFYRVSPARGPLSGGTWIGIEGSHLNAGSDVAVSVGGRPCSFSWRNSREIRCLTPPGQSPGSAPIVININRAQLTNPEVKYNYTEDPTILKIDPEWSINSGGTLLTVTGTNLATVREPRIRAKYGGVERENSCLVYNDTTMVCRAPSVDNPARSPPELGERPDELGFVMDDVRALLVLNTSSFLYYPDPVLEPLSPTGLLELKPSSPLILKGRNLLPPAPGNSRLNYTVLIGSTPCALTVSETQLLCESPNLTGQHKVTVRAGGFEFSPGVLQVYSDSLLTLPAIVGIGGGGGLLLLVIVAVLIAYKRKSRDADRTLKRLQLQMDNLESRVALECKEAFAELQTDIHELTNDLDGAGIPFLDYRTYAMRVLFPGIEDHPVLKEMEVQANVEKSLTLFGQLLTKKHFLLTFIRTLEAQRSFSMRDRGNVASLIMTALQGEMEYATGVLKQLLSDLIEKNLESKNHPKLLLRRTESVAEKMLTNWFTFLLYKFLKECAGEPLFMLYCAIKQQMEKGPIDAITGEARYSLSEDKLIRQQIDYKTLTLNCVNPENENAPEVPVKGLNCDTVTQVKEKLLDAVYKGVPYSQRPKAGDMDLEWRQGRMARIILQDEDVTTKIDNDWKRLNTLAHYQVTDGSSVALVPKQTSAYNISNSSTFTKSLSRYESMLRTASSPDSLRSRTPMITPDLESGTKLWHLVKNHDHLDQREGDRGSKMVSEIYLTRLLATKGTLQKFVDDLFETIFSTAHRGSALPLAIKYMFDFLDEQADQHQIHDADVRHTWKSNCLPLRFWVNVIKNPQFVFDIHKSSITDACLSVVAQTFMDSCSTSEHKLGKDSPSNKLLYAKDIPNYKSWVERYYADIAKMPAISDQDMSAYLAEQSRLHLSQFNSMSALHEIYSYISKYKDEILTALEKDEQARRQRLRSKLEQVVDTMALSS, via the exons ATGCATGTACCCACAGGACCTGAGCGCCTTGGCCCCGGGACCCAGTCCATCATGCCACTGGCATCTCTGAGCCCTCGGGCACCACTGCCACTGCTGCTCTTGCTGCTGCTGGGGGGCACACCCCGGGCAGGCGGGGGTCCACAGCCCCCTTTCCGCACCTTCACGGCCAGCGACTGGGCCCTCACCCACCTGGTGGTCCATGAGCAGACGGGTGAGGTGTATGTGGGTGCTGTGAACCGCATCTACAAGCTGTCAGGGAATCTGACGCTGCTGCGTGCGCACGTGACAGGCCCCGTGGAAGACAACGAGAAGTGCTACCCGCCGCCCAGCGTGCAGTCCTGCCCGCACGGCCTGGGCAGCACCGACAATGTCaacaagctgctgctgctggatcAGGCCGCCAACCGCCTGCTGGCCTGCGGCAGTGCCTCACAGGGCATCTGCCAGTTCCTGAGGTTGGACGACCTCTTCAAGCTGGGTGAGCCGCACCACCGCAAGGAGCACTACCTGTCGGGTGTGCGCGAGCCGGGCAGCATGGCAGGCGTGCTGATCGCCGGGCCGCCAGGCCAGGCACAGGCCAAGCTCTTTGTGGGCACGCCCATTGATGGCAAGTCTGAGTACTTCCCCACGCTGTCCAGCCGGCGGCTCATGGCCAATGAGGAGGACGCCGAAATGTTCGGCTTCGTGTACCAGGACGAGTTCGTGTCCTCGCAGCTCAAGATCCCCTCAGACACGCTGTCCAAGTTCCCAGCCTTCGACATCTACTACGTGTATAGCTTCCGCAGCGAGCACTTCGTTTACTACCTCACCCTGCAGCTGGACACGCAGCTCACCTCGCCTGACGCTGCCGGCGAGCACTTCTTCACGTCCAAGATCGTGCGGCTGTGCGTGGACGACCCCAAGTTCTACTCCTATGTCGAGTTCCCCATCGGCTGTGAGCAGGCAGGAGTGGAGTACCGCCTTGTGCAGGATGCCTACCTGAGCCGGCCTGGTCGCGCCCTGGCCCGCCAGCTGGGCCTGGCTGAGGATGAGGACGTGCTGTTCACCGTGTTCGCCCAGGGCCAGAAGAACCGTGTGAAGCCGCCCCGGGAGTCAGTGCTGTGCCTCTTCACACTCAGGGCCATCAAGGAGAAGATCAAGGAGCGCATCCAGTCCTGCTACCGTGGGGAGGGCAAGCTCTCGCTGCCCTGGCTGCTCAACAAGGAGCTGGGCTGCATCAACTCG ccCCTGCAGATTGACGATGACTTCTGTGGGCAAGACTTCAACCAGCCACTGGGTGGCACAGTCACCATCGAGGGTACGCCCCTGTTCGTGGACAAGGATGATGGCCTGACCGCCGTGGCCGCCTACGACTATCGGGGCCGCACTGTGGTGTTCGTGGGCACACGCAGCGGCCGCATCCGCAAG ATCCTCGTGGACCTGGCGAACCCAGGAGGCCGGCCAGCTCTGGCCTACGAGAGCGTGGTGGCCCAAGAGGGCAACCCCATCCTGCGTGACCTGGTTCTCAGCCCAGACCGCCAGTACCTCTACGCCATGACGGAGAAGCAG GTGACCCGCGTGCCTGTGGAAAGCTGTGTGCAGTACACGTCCTGTGAGCTGTGCCTGGGGTCACGGGACCCCCACTGCGGCTGGTGTGTCCTGCACAGCAT CTGCTCACGTCAGGATGCCTGTGAGCGGGCGGACGAGCCCCAGCGCTTCGCCGCGGACCTGCTACAGTGTGTGCAATTGGCTGTGCAGCCACGCAATGTGTCTGTCACTATGTCCCAGGTTCCG ctCGTGCTGCAGGCCTGGAATGTGCCTGACCTCTCGGCTGGAGTCAACTGCTCCTTTGAGGACTTCACCGAATCCGAGGGCATCCTGGAGGACGGCCGGATCCACTGCCGCTCCCCCTCTGCACGGGAGGTGGCGCCCATCACGCGGGGCCAGG gagaCCAGCGGGTGGTCAAGCTGTACCTGAAGTCCAAGGAGACGGGCAAGAAGTTTGCGTCTGTGGACTTCGTCTTCTACAACTGCAGCGTCCACCAGTC CTGTCTGTCCTGCGTCAACGGCTCCTTCCCCTGCCACTGGTGCAAGTACCGCCACGTGTGCACGCACAATGCCGCCGACTGTGCCTTCCTGGAGGGCCGCGTCAATGTGTCTGAG GATTGCCCGCAGATCCTGCCCTCCACCCAGATCTATGTGCCAGCGGGTGTGGTGAAGCCCATCACCCTGGCTGCTCGGaatctgccacagccacagtcggGCCAGCGTGGGTACGAGTGCCTGTTCCACACCCCAGGGAGCCCGGCCCGTGTCGCTGCCCTGCGCTTCAACAGCTCAAGCCTGCAGTGCCAGAACTCGTCG TACTCCTACGAGGGCAATGATGTCAGTGACCTGCCCGTGAACCTGTCTGTGGTGTGGAATGGCCACTTCGTCATTGACAACCCGCAAAACATCCAGG CCCACCTGTACAAGTGCCCGGCGCTGCGGGAGAGCTGCGGCCTCTGCCTCAAGGCCGACCCTCGCTTTGAGTGCGGCTGGTGTGTGGCCGAGCGCCGCTGCTCCCTGCGCCCCCACTGTCCTGCAGACTTTCCCGCTGCCTGGATGCATGCGCGCCATGGCAGCAGCCGCTGCGCGGACCCCAAGATCTTCAAG CTGTCCCCTGAGACAGGCCCACGGCAGGGCGGCACACGGCTCACCATCACGGGCGAGAACCTAGGGCTGCGCTTTGAGGACGTGCGGCTGGGTGTGCGCGTGGGCAAGGTGCTATGCAGCCCTGTGGAGAGCGAGTACATCAGTGCTGAACA GATCGTCTGTGAGATCGGAGATGCCAGCACCGTCCGGGCCCATGACGCCCTGGTGGAGGTTTGCGTGCGGGACTGCTCCCCCCACTACCGGGCCCTGTCGCCCAAACGCTTCACCTTTGTG ACTCCAACTTTCTACCGTGTGAGCCCTGCCCGCGGGCCCCTTTCGGGGGGCACCTGGATTGGCATCGAGGGTAGCCACCTGAACGCAGGCAGTGACGTGGCTGTGTCTGTTGGCGGCCGGCCCTGCTCATTCTCCTG GAGGAATTCCCGGGAGATCCGGTGCCTGACACCCCCCGGGCAGAGCCCTGGCAGTGCCCCCATCGTCATCAATATCAACCGTGCTCAGCTTACCAATCCTGAGGTCAAGTACAACTACACAGAGGACCCCACTATCCTGAAGATTGATCCCGAGTGGAGCATCAACAG TGGAGGGACCCTCCTAACAGTCACAGGCACTAATCTGGCCACTGTCCGTGAACCCCGCATCCGGGCCAAGTATGGAGGCGTCGAGAGGGAGAAC AGCTGCCTGGTGTACAACGACACCACCATGGTGTGCCGGGCCCCATCGGTGGACAACCCCGCCCGCAGCCCGCCTGAGCTGGGGGAGCGGCCCGACGAGCTGGGCTTCGTCATGGACGACGTGCGTGCCCTGCTCGTGCTCAACACCTCATCTTTCCTCTACTACCCGGACCCTGTGTTGGAGCCACTCAGCCCCACGGGCCTTCTGGAGCTGAAACCCAGCTCCCCCCTCATCCTCAAG GGCCGCAACCTCCTGCCACCAGCACCTGGCAACTCCCGGCTCAACTATACAGTGCTCATCGGCTCCACGCCCTGTGCCCTCACCGTTTCAGAGACTCAGCTGCTCTGCGAGTCACCCAACCTCACCGGGCAGCACAAGGTCACG GTCCGGGCCGGTGGCTTCGAGTTCTCGCCAGGGGTGCTGCAGGTGTACTCGGACAGCTTGCTGACGCTGCCCGCCATTGTGGGCatcggtgggggcgggggcctcCTACTGCTGGTCATCGTGGCTGTGCTCATCGCCTATAAGCGCAAATCACGGGACGCTGACCGCACCCTCAAGCGCCTGCAGCTCCAGATGGACAACCTGGAATCCCGTGTGGCCCTTGAGTGCAAGGAAG CCTTTGCAGAGCTGCAGACAGACATCCATGAGCTGACCAATGACCTGGATGGCGCAGGCATCCCCTTCCTCGACTACCGGACGTATGCCATGCGTGTGCTTTTCCCTGGGATTGAGGACCACCCGGTGCTCAAGGAGATGGAG GTGCAGGCCAATGTGGAGAAGTCGTTGACACTGTTCGGGCAGCTGCTGACCAAGAAGCACTTCCTGCTGACCTTCATCCGCACCCTGGAGGCCCAGCGCAGCTTCTCCATGCGCGACCGTGGCAACGTGGCCTCACTCATCATGACGGCCCTGCAGGGCGAGATGGAGTATGCAACGGGCGTGCTCAAGCAGTTGCTGTCCGACCTCATCGAGAAGAACCTGGAGAGCAAGAACCACCCCAAGCTGCTGCTGCGGCG GACTGAGTCGGTGGCAGAGAAGATGCTGACTAACTGGTTCACCTTCCTTCTGTACAAGTTCCTCAAG GAGTGCGCGGGGGAGCCTCTCTTTATGCTCTACTGCGCCATCAAGCAGCAGATGGAGAAGGGCCCCATCGATGCCATCACGGGTGAGGCGCGCTACTCCCTGAGCGAGGACAAGCTCATCCGGCAGCAGATCGACTACAAGACACTG ACCCTGAACTGCGTGAATCCTGAGAACGAGAATGCGCCTGAGGTGCCGGTGAAGGGGCTGAACTGCGACACAGTGACGCAAGTCAAGGAGAAGCTTCTGGATGCTGTGTACAAGGGTGTCCCCTACTCTCAGAGGCCCAAGGCCGGGGACATGGACCTGG agTGGCGCCAGGGTCGCATGGCCCGCATCATCCTGCAGGACGAGGACGTCACCACCAAGATAGATAATGACTGGAAGAGGCTCAACACACTGGCCCACTACCAG GTGACTGACGGGTCCTCGGTGGCCTTAGTGCCCAAGCAGACGTCCGCCTACAACATCTCCAACTCGTCCACCTTCACCAAGTCCCTCAGCAGATACG AGAGCATGCTCCGCACGGCCAGCAGCCCGGACAGCCTGCGCTCCCGCACGCCCATGATCACGCCCGACCTGGAGAGTGGCACGAAGTTGTGGCACCTGGTCAAGAACCACGACCACCTGGACCAGCGTGAGGGCGACCGTGGCAGCAAGATGGTCTCAGAGATCTACCTGACTCGGCTGCTGGCCACcaag GGCACGCTGCAGAAGTTCGTGGACGACCTCTTCGAGACCATCTTCAGCACTGCACACCGGGGCTCTGCCCTGCCACTGGCCATCAAATACATGTTCGACTTCCTGGATGAGCAGGCTGACCAGCACCAGATACATGACGCAGATGTGCGCCACACCTGGAAGAGCAACTG CCTACCCCTGCGCTTTTGGGTGAACGTGATCAAGAACCCGCAGTTTGTGTTCGACATCCACAAGAGCAGCATCACAGATGCCTGCCTGTCAGTGGTGGCCCAGACCTTCATGGACTCCTGCTCCACATCCGAGCACAAGCTGGGCAAGGACTCGCCCTCCAACAAGTTGCTCTACGCCAAGGACATCCCCAATTACAAGAGCTGGGTggagag GTACTACGCTGACATTGCCAAGATGCCTGCCATCAGCGACCAGGACATGAGTGCGTACCTGGCCGAGCAGTCACGGCTACACCTGAGCCAGTTCAACAGCATGAGTGCCCTGCACGAGATCTACTCTTACATCAGCAAGTACAAAGATGAG